The Streptomyces durmitorensis genome contains the following window.
CGCCCGCACCACCATCGCCTGTCCACCGAGCTCTTCTATGTGCTGGGCGGCACCATGGAGTTCCTGCTCGACGGTGCTCCGACCGCTGTCGGCGCGGGTGGTCTGGTCGTGGTGCCGCCCGGCGTAGTGCACGCCTTCGGAGCTTCTGCCGGCGGCCCGGCGGAGTTCTTCGCTGTTCTCACTCCGGGAATCGAGCGGTTCGGCTATTTCCGTCAGTTGGGGCGCATCGCGCGGGGTGAGGCGGCATGGGACAGCATGGATGAGCTGCACGACACGTACGACGTGCATTTCGTCGGGGGACCGCAGTGGCGTTGACAGGGCGATGTGGTCATACGTCGGTGTCGCGCACGAGGCGCCGCCGGGTTGCGGGACGCGGTCAGCAGCGCGGGCGGAGGCGATAATCCCGGCGACGTGGAGGGTAGTCCGGGATACTGGTCGCCCATGGATGAGGTCAAGGTCGTCGTCGCCCATTCCGAGCGTGCGACGCTGCGCGTCGGCGACGTGTTCCTGAAGGTGGACGCCGATCAGGCACGCATCGACATCGAGGTCGATGCGATGGCCCTGGCGCCGGTCCCGACTCCGGAGATCCTGTGGCGCAAGCCG
Protein-coding sequences here:
- a CDS encoding cupin domain-containing protein, whose translation is MPRTPPALIVHEGDAEKVPLPGGGQFQLLEDSRATDGLLGANRLALPSGADGTRPHHHRLSTELFYVLGGTMEFLLDGAPTAVGAGGLVVVPPGVVHAFGASAGGPAEFFAVLTPGIERFGYFRQLGRIARGEAAWDSMDELHDTYDVHFVGGPQWR